A region of Ramlibacter agri DNA encodes the following proteins:
- a CDS encoding amidohydrolase family protein: protein MTSLLIRNATAILTGLKGAQARSAGSDLRVRDGRIAAIGSLTPEPGERTIDASGCVVYPSWVNTHHHLFQSLLKGDPQGLNSTLTPWLTATPMRLRPLMNEHEFRLAARVGLLELVLSGCGTVADHNYHYYPDMPYDSSSILFEEAAKLGIRFVLCRGGGTLTRLETKDTAPGSRPETLEGYLADMRRLAKLYHDPSPDATQRVVMAPTTPPHSMRPEEMRETAKVARELGLMLHSHLSETVHYHDTVWEKHRMKPIEFCQTIDWVGPDVWFAHLVKLDEDEIALLGRTRTGIAHCPQSNGRLGSGIAPVRALEAAGARISIGVDGAASNEAADMLSETHAAWLMARARGGYEAVAHYRGGKGEGDAASTTVEDVVRWGTAGGAEVLGLSAIGTLEVGQAADFSIFGLDRDPRYFGLHDPAIGPVASGGTADLRYLFVGGKEVVRDGRVPNLDVAELGAQSRAAVKALLSRVG, encoded by the coding sequence ATGACCAGCCTGCTGATTCGCAACGCCACGGCCATCCTCACCGGGTTGAAGGGCGCGCAGGCGCGTTCGGCCGGCAGCGACCTGCGGGTGCGCGATGGCAGGATCGCCGCCATCGGTTCGCTCACTCCCGAGCCGGGCGAGCGGACGATCGATGCCAGCGGCTGCGTGGTCTACCCGTCCTGGGTGAACACGCACCACCACCTGTTCCAGTCGCTGCTGAAAGGCGATCCGCAGGGCCTGAATTCGACCTTGACGCCGTGGCTGACCGCCACGCCGATGCGCCTGCGGCCGCTGATGAACGAGCACGAGTTCCGGCTGGCCGCGCGCGTCGGCCTGCTGGAGCTGGTGCTTTCCGGTTGCGGCACGGTGGCCGACCACAACTACCACTACTACCCGGACATGCCGTACGACAGTTCGTCCATCCTGTTCGAGGAAGCGGCGAAGCTGGGCATCCGCTTCGTGCTGTGCCGCGGTGGCGGCACGCTGACGCGGCTGGAGACCAAGGACACGGCACCGGGCTCGCGCCCGGAGACGCTGGAGGGCTATCTCGCCGACATGCGCCGGCTGGCCAAGCTCTATCACGACCCGTCGCCGGATGCGACGCAGCGCGTCGTGATGGCGCCCACGACGCCGCCGCACTCGATGCGTCCCGAGGAAATGCGCGAGACGGCGAAGGTGGCGCGCGAGCTGGGGCTGATGCTGCATTCGCACCTGTCCGAGACCGTGCACTACCACGACACAGTGTGGGAGAAGCACCGGATGAAGCCCATCGAGTTCTGCCAGACCATCGACTGGGTGGGGCCGGATGTCTGGTTCGCGCACCTGGTGAAGCTGGACGAGGACGAGATCGCCTTGCTGGGGCGCACGCGGACTGGCATCGCGCATTGCCCGCAGAGCAATGGGCGCCTCGGTAGCGGCATCGCGCCGGTGCGCGCACTGGAAGCAGCGGGGGCGCGGATCTCCATCGGTGTCGATGGCGCGGCGTCCAACGAGGCGGCGGACATGCTGTCGGAGACGCATGCGGCATGGCTGATGGCGCGTGCGCGGGGCGGCTACGAGGCCGTCGCGCACTACCGCGGCGGCAAGGGCGAAGGCGATGCGGCTTCGACGACCGTGGAGGATGTGGTGCGCTGGGGCACGGCAGGTGGCGCCGAAGTCCTGGGCCTCTCTGCCATCGGCACGCTGGAGGTCGGCCAGGCCGCGGACTTCTCCATCTTCGGCCTCGACCGCGACCCGCGCTACTTCGGCCTGCACGATCCGGCGATCGGGCCGGTGGCCAGCGGCGGCACGGCGGACCTGCGCTACCTGTTCGTCGGCGGCAAGGAAGTAGTGCGCGATGGGCGCGTGCCGAACCTGGATGTGGCGGAGCTGGGCGCGCAGAGCCGGGCAGCGGTGAAGGCTTTGCTCTCGCGGGTGGGTTGA